One Fodinicurvata sp. EGI_FJ10296 genomic region harbors:
- the xdhA gene encoding xanthine dehydrogenase small subunit codes for MTQTVRFLLNGAARCVPDVPRTRTMLQHLRLHERLTGTKEGCAEGDCGACTVMVGTPREGHGFDWRAVNGCILLLTEVADRAVVTVEGLGDNDTLHPVQSAMVESHGSQCGYCTPGFIMSMAAHRAAGLPDTDDAIHETLSGNLCRCTGYRPIVDALRTAAPAPLAADREADWSAALATLSADDRLDVPVSVDQLDAMLAANPGLRLLAGGTDLGVAIAKDAADPGAMVPVSRIPELRQTEIDRDIVTIGAAVTYADALPILDEAAPAIAAMVRRIGSRQIRNAGTIGGNLCNASPIGDSAPALLALGATVMLRSARGRREVALEDFFTAYRQTVLTPGEYLEWIRFRRPPADQVYRVYKLSKRYDQDISTISMAASIDRSDGVVTGARLAFGGMAATPSRAPAAEAALTGTALDGRAVEAAAAALSRDFQPLSDFRGSAAYRMAAAAGLLRRLSLEVGADARTDGQTHAAPMEVWQL; via the coding sequence ATGACGCAGACGGTTCGATTCTTGCTGAACGGCGCGGCGCGGTGTGTGCCGGACGTGCCGCGAACGCGCACGATGCTTCAGCATCTGCGGCTGCACGAGCGCCTGACCGGCACCAAGGAGGGCTGCGCCGAAGGCGACTGCGGCGCTTGCACGGTCATGGTCGGCACGCCGCGCGAAGGCCACGGCTTCGACTGGCGGGCCGTCAATGGCTGCATCCTGCTGCTGACCGAGGTTGCGGACCGTGCGGTGGTCACGGTCGAGGGGCTGGGCGATAACGACACGCTGCATCCCGTCCAGTCGGCGATGGTCGAAAGCCACGGCAGCCAGTGCGGCTATTGCACGCCCGGTTTCATCATGAGCATGGCCGCCCACCGAGCCGCCGGACTGCCGGATACCGATGACGCCATCCACGAGACGCTTTCCGGCAATCTGTGCCGTTGCACCGGCTATCGCCCGATCGTCGACGCCCTGCGCACGGCCGCACCGGCGCCCCTGGCAGCGGACCGCGAGGCCGACTGGTCGGCGGCACTGGCGACGCTTTCGGCCGATGACCGCCTCGACGTGCCCGTGAGTGTGGACCAGCTCGACGCCATGCTTGCTGCAAATCCCGGTCTTCGTCTTCTGGCCGGCGGTACCGATCTCGGCGTTGCGATCGCCAAGGACGCAGCCGATCCCGGCGCCATGGTCCCGGTCAGCCGCATTCCCGAACTGCGCCAGACGGAGATCGACCGCGATATCGTCACCATCGGCGCGGCGGTCACCTATGCCGATGCTCTGCCGATACTGGACGAGGCGGCGCCGGCCATTGCCGCCATGGTGCGGCGGATCGGCTCGCGCCAGATCCGCAATGCCGGCACGATCGGCGGCAATCTGTGCAATGCGTCGCCGATCGGAGACAGCGCGCCCGCCCTGCTGGCGCTGGGCGCGACGGTCATGCTGCGCTCCGCGCGCGGCCGGCGCGAGGTGGCGCTTGAGGATTTCTTCACCGCCTATCGCCAGACCGTGCTGACACCGGGCGAGTATCTCGAATGGATCCGCTTTCGGCGTCCGCCGGCCGATCAGGTCTATCGCGTCTACAAGCTGTCCAAGCGCTATGATCAGGACATCTCGACCATCAGCATGGCGGCGTCGATCGATCGCAGCGACGGCGTGGTGACCGGCGCGCGGCTGGCGTTCGGCGGCATGGCCGCGACCCCGTCGCGGGCGCCGGCGGCAGAAGCGGCGCTGACCGGCACCGCGCTGGACGGCCGTGCGGTCGAGGCAGCGGCGGCCGCGCTGAGCCGCGACTTCCAGCCGTTGTCCGATTTCCGAGGCAGTGCGGCCTATCGCATGGCCGCGGCTGCAGGGCTGTTGCGGCGGCTTTCACTTGAGGTCGGGGCCGATGCCCGAACCGATGGCCAAACCCACGCGGCGCCGATGGAGGTGTGGCAGCTATGA
- a CDS encoding TSUP family transporter, producing the protein MTGTVILIFAALVFATSFLSGIFGMAGGMILMGGLLLMMPVPAAMILHGVTQMAANGWRAFLWRRYIDFGIVGRFTIGIVASFAVFSLIRLVPDERTVFIFLGLSPFVTRLIPTRLMIQVDRPWGGQICGFICTAFQYLAGVAGPLLDLFFVRTTMDRRTVVATKGACQTLSHLAKLGYFVSLIDAAGEVLTPFIVVVAVASSMVGTTASRVVLDRISDAQFRQWTGRIVMAIGAVFLVRGILG; encoded by the coding sequence ATGACCGGCACGGTCATCCTGATCTTTGCCGCGCTGGTGTTCGCCACGTCCTTTCTCTCCGGCATATTCGGCATGGCCGGTGGCATGATCCTGATGGGCGGGCTGCTGCTGATGATGCCGGTCCCCGCCGCCATGATCCTGCACGGCGTCACCCAGATGGCAGCCAATGGATGGCGGGCCTTTCTTTGGCGCCGCTATATCGATTTCGGAATCGTCGGCCGCTTCACCATCGGCATCGTTGCGTCTTTTGCCGTGTTCAGTCTGATCCGGCTGGTGCCCGACGAACGCACGGTCTTCATCTTTCTCGGCCTGTCGCCCTTTGTCACGCGTCTGATTCCGACCCGGCTGATGATTCAGGTCGACCGACCATGGGGCGGGCAGATCTGCGGTTTCATCTGCACGGCGTTTCAGTATCTCGCCGGCGTCGCCGGGCCGCTGCTCGACCTCTTCTTCGTGCGGACGACCATGGACCGGCGGACCGTGGTCGCCACGAAAGGCGCGTGCCAGACACTCTCGCATCTTGCGAAGCTCGGCTATTTCGTCTCGCTGATCGATGCCGCCGGCGAGGTTCTGACCCCCTTCATCGTCGTGGTCGCCGTGGCATCGTCGATGGTCGGCACAACGGCAAGCCGGGTCGTCCTGGATCGCATCTCCGACGCCCAGTTCCGGCAGTGGACCGGCCGGATCGTCATGGCGATCGGTGCTGTCTTCCTCGTTCGCGGTATTCTCGGGTAG
- a CDS encoding type II toxin-antitoxin system VapC family toxin, producing the protein MSVRLLDTNAVIALVGRRSEPLLRRIEASEPGSLAISAVVAHELYYGAYRSRKVAYNLETLRLLFADLMILDLDREDARVAGEIRAELSRHGTPIGPYDVLIAGQAKARALTLVTNNTGEFSRVAGLLMEDWSIA; encoded by the coding sequence ATGAGTGTCCGGCTACTCGATACGAATGCCGTAATCGCGCTGGTGGGAAGGCGATCGGAACCATTGCTTCGACGCATAGAGGCATCAGAGCCGGGTTCACTCGCCATTTCGGCCGTCGTCGCCCACGAGCTTTACTATGGCGCTTACCGCAGCCGGAAGGTCGCATACAACCTCGAGACGCTTCGACTACTCTTCGCGGATCTGATGATCCTTGATCTCGACCGCGAGGATGCCCGGGTCGCCGGAGAGATCAGAGCTGAACTCTCCCGTCACGGAACGCCGATTGGCCCCTATGACGTGTTGATCGCCGGGCAGGCCAAAGCGCGGGCTCTTACGCTCGTCACCAATAATACCGGCGAATTCTCGCGCGTCGCAGGGCTGCTGATGGAGGACTGGTCCATCGCGTGA
- the xdhB gene encoding xanthine dehydrogenase molybdopterin binding subunit: MNRMIRPEPETRPAQGGVRQSVAHESAERHVTGKAIYIDDAGEPEGCLHAWTVMSDRAHAAITGIDTAEAAAMPGVAAVVTAGDIPGRNDAGPILPGEPLLADSVVENWGQAIAVVAARTEAEARAAAARVTVGYEDRPAILTVDQALAAESHVIAPMIMRRGEAASAIAAAPHRLDGELRFGGQDHFYLESQVAMAIPGEDDAIHIHSSTQHPTEVQHVVSRLLGVPYAAVTVEVRRMGGAFGGKESQASLIAGMAAVLACKTGKPVKLRLNRDTDMIMTGKRHGGLARYSIGHDGDGRILGLDMIIALDAGSVPDLSGPVLTRALCHVDNVYYLPAVTVTGYACKTHTVSNTAFRGFGGPQGMLAMESAVMRVADALGRTPEEIRAVNGYDPIGRDTGRNLTPYGQPVRDNVLPRVMERLAEKVDVAARRREIAAFNATSPVVKKGLGVFPVKFGISFNLPTLNQAGALLHVYTDGSVHLNHGGTEMGQGLFVKVAQVVAEAFGIDIGHVRPSSTRTDKVPNTSATAASSGSDLNGMAALAAAETLRARMAAVAADAWGCSAADIVFGDNAVRSSAGDGRMRFVDLAQLCWERRVSLSATGFYATPDIHFDQGSMTGEPFYYFAYGACVAEAAIDTLTGENRILSAHIVHDVGTSLNPAIDIGQIEGAFVQGLGWLTTEELWWDGEGRLRTHAPSTYKIPTSRDVPAMSISLLDEAPNPRPTIFRSKAVGEPPFMLAIAGWLAIRDAVKNAGGKAETLTAPATGEAVLRAVTGFDAQ, from the coding sequence ATGAACCGGATGATCCGCCCCGAACCGGAGACCCGGCCCGCCCAGGGCGGCGTTCGCCAGTCGGTCGCCCATGAAAGCGCCGAGCGGCACGTCACCGGCAAGGCCATCTATATCGACGATGCCGGCGAACCCGAGGGCTGCCTGCATGCCTGGACGGTCATGTCCGACCGGGCGCATGCGGCGATCACGGGCATCGACACGGCCGAGGCCGCCGCCATGCCGGGCGTTGCGGCCGTGGTGACGGCGGGCGACATTCCGGGCCGCAACGATGCCGGTCCGATTCTGCCGGGTGAGCCGTTGCTGGCAGATAGCGTGGTGGAGAACTGGGGCCAGGCGATCGCCGTGGTCGCCGCCCGGACCGAGGCCGAGGCCCGCGCCGCCGCCGCGCGGGTGACGGTCGGGTATGAGGACCGGCCCGCCATCCTGACGGTCGATCAGGCGCTGGCGGCGGAAAGCCATGTCATCGCGCCGATGATCATGCGCCGGGGCGAGGCGGCATCGGCGATCGCGGCCGCGCCCCATCGTCTGGACGGAGAACTGCGCTTCGGCGGCCAGGACCATTTCTATCTGGAAAGCCAGGTGGCAATGGCGATCCCGGGCGAGGACGATGCCATCCACATTCATTCCTCGACCCAGCATCCGACGGAGGTGCAGCACGTCGTTTCGCGCCTGCTGGGTGTGCCTTATGCCGCCGTCACGGTCGAGGTGCGGCGCATGGGCGGGGCGTTCGGCGGCAAGGAAAGCCAGGCATCCCTGATCGCGGGCATGGCCGCGGTGCTGGCGTGTAAGACGGGCAAGCCGGTGAAACTGCGCCTGAACCGCGATACCGACATGATCATGACCGGCAAGCGCCATGGCGGGCTGGCGCGCTACAGCATCGGCCACGACGGCGACGGGCGCATCCTGGGCCTGGACATGATCATCGCGCTGGATGCGGGATCGGTGCCCGACCTGTCGGGGCCGGTGCTGACCCGCGCGCTCTGCCATGTCGACAATGTCTATTATCTGCCCGCCGTGACCGTCACCGGCTATGCCTGCAAGACCCATACGGTGTCCAATACGGCATTTCGGGGCTTTGGCGGGCCGCAGGGCATGCTGGCGATGGAGTCCGCCGTGATGCGGGTGGCCGATGCGCTGGGCCGGACGCCGGAGGAGATCCGGGCGGTCAACGGCTATGATCCGATTGGCCGGGACACCGGGCGTAACCTCACGCCTTATGGCCAGCCGGTGCGCGACAACGTGCTGCCGCGCGTCATGGAACGGCTGGCGGAGAAGGTCGACGTCGCCGCCCGCCGCCGCGAGATCGCCGCCTTCAATGCCACGAGCCCGGTGGTGAAAAAGGGGCTTGGCGTCTTCCCGGTCAAGTTCGGCATCTCGTTCAATCTGCCGACGCTCAATCAGGCTGGGGCGTTGCTGCACGTCTATACCGACGGCAGCGTTCATCTGAACCATGGCGGCACCGAGATGGGCCAGGGCCTGTTCGTGAAGGTGGCGCAGGTGGTGGCCGAGGCGTTCGGCATCGATATCGGCCATGTCCGCCCGTCGAGCACCCGCACCGACAAGGTGCCCAATACCTCGGCCACGGCAGCGTCGTCGGGCTCCGACCTGAACGGCATGGCAGCGCTGGCGGCGGCTGAAACCCTGCGCGCCCGGATGGCGGCGGTTGCGGCGGATGCCTGGGGCTGTTCGGCGGCCGATATCGTGTTCGGCGATAACGCCGTCCGCTCGTCGGCCGGGGATGGACGTATGCGCTTTGTCGACCTCGCGCAGCTTTGCTGGGAACGGCGGGTGTCGCTGTCGGCTACCGGGTTCTATGCGACGCCGGACATCCATTTCGATCAGGGGAGCATGACCGGCGAGCCGTTCTATTACTTCGCCTATGGTGCCTGCGTGGCCGAGGCGGCGATCGATACGCTGACCGGCGAGAACCGGATCCTGTCGGCGCATATCGTTCACGACGTCGGCACTTCGCTGAACCCGGCCATCGATATCGGCCAGATCGAAGGGGCGTTCGTCCAGGGGTTGGGCTGGCTGACGACAGAGGAACTGTGGTGGGACGGCGAGGGGCGGCTGCGCACGCACGCGCCGTCGACCTACAAGATCCCGACCAGCCGCGACGTTCCGGCGATGTCGATTTCGCTGCTGGACGAGGCGCCCAACCCGCGCCCGACGATATTCCGCTCCAAGGCCGTCGGCGAGCCGCCGTTCATGCTGGCGATCGCCGGCTGGCTCGCGATCCGCGATGCGGTCAAGAACGCGGGCGGTAAGGCGGAGACCCTGACCGCCCCCGCGACCGGCGAGGCGGTGCTGCGCGCGGTGACCGGGTTCGACGCCCAATGA
- the vapB gene encoding type II toxin-antitoxin system VapB family antitoxin, with product MSHFAKVFRSGNSQAVRLPKDFRFDVDEVEVSREGDALILRPRSSTTARWASLHAAVERGFSDDFMTEGRDQPADQQRPDLDHAFQ from the coding sequence ATGTCACACTTTGCCAAGGTTTTCCGATCCGGCAACTCACAGGCGGTCCGGCTTCCCAAGGATTTTCGTTTCGATGTCGACGAGGTCGAGGTCTCGCGCGAAGGCGATGCACTGATCCTGCGTCCAAGGTCAAGTACGACAGCGAGGTGGGCATCACTACACGCGGCGGTCGAGCGCGGCTTCAGTGACGACTTCATGACTGAGGGTCGCGACCAGCCGGCTGACCAGCAGCGGCCGGATCTCGATCACGCTTTTCAATGA
- a CDS encoding FadR/GntR family transcriptional regulator gives MTVQRAEIPSAASSALRNGGKRTYPDRGVHGRVVRTIGEDIVAGHYPAGEPLPPEPDLMIRLGVSRTAIREAIKVLAAKGLVQSRPKTGTRVRMRDDWNLLDPDILSWHAVRSTDSRWFEEMVALRIMIEPQAARIAAINATAADLSAIRMESDAMAEAVNDPDTYYLHDVRFHKALLTATGNRFLICMAPMVEALLSGSFSVQRRSLIPPSEGVILHDAISDAVIARDPDRAEAAMLKIIELARRQLKNAIELSEADKAAP, from the coding sequence ATGACCGTTCAAAGAGCAGAAATCCCGTCGGCAGCCTCATCCGCACTTCGCAACGGCGGCAAACGTACGTATCCGGATCGCGGGGTTCATGGGCGGGTCGTGCGGACGATTGGCGAAGACATCGTCGCCGGACACTATCCGGCCGGGGAACCCTTGCCACCGGAACCCGACCTGATGATCCGTCTGGGGGTCAGCCGAACCGCCATTCGTGAGGCAATCAAGGTCCTTGCCGCCAAGGGTCTGGTTCAAAGCCGGCCCAAGACCGGCACGCGGGTGCGGATGCGCGACGACTGGAACCTGCTCGACCCGGATATTCTTTCCTGGCACGCGGTTCGATCGACGGACAGCCGATGGTTCGAAGAGATGGTGGCCCTGCGAATCATGATCGAGCCGCAAGCCGCCCGCATTGCCGCGATTAACGCAACAGCCGCCGACCTGTCGGCGATCCGCATGGAATCCGATGCCATGGCGGAAGCGGTGAATGACCCCGACACTTACTATCTGCACGACGTGCGTTTTCACAAGGCACTGCTGACGGCGACGGGAAACCGGTTCCTGATCTGCATGGCCCCGATGGTCGAGGCTCTGCTCAGCGGCAGTTTCAGCGTCCAGCGCCGGTCCCTGATCCCGCCGTCCGAGGGCGTTATTCTCCACGACGCCATTTCCGATGCGGTGATTGCCCGCGACCCCGATCGCGCCGAAGCCGCCATGCTGAAGATCATCGAATTGGCACGTCGCCAGCTGAAGAACGCAATCGAACTTTCAGAAGCGGACAAAGCCGCCCCCTAA
- a CDS encoding potassium channel family protein, with translation MNEAPDQQGDPQAPDQQDDAPADEQERWQVLTQLEDWLERPMLVLSFIWLSLVIIELIWTTSGVFELLGTIIWIVFILEFLLRFALAPRKLRFLQRNPITIVALAAPAFRFVRVLRLLRLTRGLRLVRIVGTANRGLGALRKSFSRRGLGYVLATTALIILLGAGGMLAFEPAGDVRGGFSGYADALWWTAMLVSTMGSDFWPLTPEGRVLALLLSIYGLAVFGYITASFATFFIGQEAAAPDGDVGGSHEIAALRADIASLREELQKSAPRP, from the coding sequence ATGAATGAGGCTCCCGATCAGCAGGGTGACCCCCAGGCCCCCGATCAGCAGGACGACGCGCCGGCAGACGAACAGGAACGCTGGCAGGTGCTCACTCAGCTCGAAGACTGGCTGGAGCGACCGATGCTGGTGCTGTCGTTCATCTGGCTCAGCCTCGTCATCATCGAACTGATCTGGACGACCTCAGGCGTGTTTGAGCTGCTCGGCACGATAATCTGGATCGTATTCATTCTGGAATTCCTGCTGCGCTTCGCACTCGCCCCACGCAAGCTCCGGTTCCTGCAGCGCAATCCGATCACCATCGTCGCGCTGGCCGCGCCCGCGTTCCGGTTCGTGCGCGTCCTGCGCCTGCTGCGCCTGACCCGTGGGCTGCGGCTCGTCAGGATCGTCGGCACCGCCAATCGCGGGCTCGGTGCGTTGAGGAAGAGCTTCAGCCGCCGAGGGCTTGGCTATGTACTGGCCACGACGGCGCTGATCATCCTGCTGGGCGCGGGCGGCATGCTCGCCTTTGAACCGGCGGGCGATGTCCGCGGCGGCTTCTCCGGCTATGCTGACGCCCTCTGGTGGACAGCGATGCTGGTGTCGACGATGGGGTCGGATTTCTGGCCCCTGACGCCCGAGGGACGGGTTCTGGCGCTGCTGCTGTCGATCTACGGTCTCGCGGTGTTCGGCTATATCACCGCCAGCTTCGCCACGTTTTTCATCGGGCAGGAGGCCGCGGCCCCGGACGGCGATGTCGGCGGTTCCCACGAAATCGCCGCACTGCGCGCCGACATCGCGTCGCTGCGCGAGGAGCTGCAAAAGTCGGCCCCGCGTCCCTAG
- a CDS encoding sugar phosphate isomerase/epimerase family protein, with translation MGAEPGADRLSINQASIPAWSIPALAEACAARDIGWIGLWREPVAETGLAAASRSLRDAGVKVSSLCRGGFFPAPDAAARAERLDDNRRAIDEAAALGTNTLVLVVGGVVNHDLEASRAMVADGIAAIVPHARDAGVKLAIEPLHPMFAADRSVVVTLKQAREMAAALPAETVGIAVDVYHVWWDPDVGQEIAALDPERILGFHVNDWIVPLPDMLLGRGMMGDGFIDLRGLRRQIDQAGYDGPIEVEIFNQALRDLPPDEALDRIKARYLETC, from the coding sequence ATGGGCGCCGAACCCGGGGCCGACCGGCTCAGCATCAACCAGGCCAGCATCCCGGCCTGGTCAATCCCCGCTCTGGCCGAGGCCTGCGCCGCGCGCGACATCGGCTGGATCGGCTTGTGGCGGGAACCGGTGGCGGAAACCGGCCTCGCCGCCGCCAGCCGGTCGCTGCGCGATGCGGGGGTGAAGGTCTCCAGCCTGTGCCGGGGCGGGTTCTTTCCGGCCCCGGACGCCGCCGCACGGGCCGAACGGCTGGACGACAACAGGCGCGCAATCGACGAGGCGGCGGCGCTGGGCACCAATACCCTCGTCCTGGTCGTCGGCGGCGTGGTCAACCACGACCTGGAAGCCTCGCGCGCCATGGTCGCCGACGGCATTGCCGCCATCGTGCCCCATGCCCGCGATGCCGGTGTGAAGCTGGCCATCGAACCGCTGCACCCGATGTTCGCCGCCGACCGGTCGGTCGTGGTGACGTTGAAACAGGCGCGCGAGATGGCGGCCGCCCTGCCCGCCGAAACCGTGGGCATCGCCGTCGACGTCTATCATGTCTGGTGGGACCCGGATGTCGGACAGGAAATCGCCGCCCTCGACCCGGAACGCATTCTGGGCTTCCATGTCAACGACTGGATCGTGCCGCTGCCGGACATGCTGCTGGGCCGGGGGATGATGGGCGATGGCTTCATCGACCTGCGCGGCCTGCGCCGGCAGATCGACCAGGCCGGCTACGACGGCCCGATCGAAGTCGAGATTTTCAACCAGGCCCTGCGCGACCTGCCGCCCGACGAAGCCCTCGACCGTATCAAGGCCCGGTATCTGGAGACCTGCTGA
- a CDS encoding YMGG-like glycine zipper-containing protein, translating to MTMRVKRNSVMGMAGLLTAAVVLAGCSGMTETEQRMLSGGAGGAAGGAAIGAITGGSATTGAIIGGAAGTAGGYLYDQSQRD from the coding sequence ATGACAATGCGCGTGAAACGGAATTCCGTAATGGGAATGGCGGGGCTTTTGACGGCCGCCGTGGTTTTGGCGGGCTGTTCGGGCATGACAGAGACCGAGCAACGGATGCTCAGTGGCGGCGCCGGTGGCGCGGCCGGTGGGGCAGCAATCGGTGCGATTACCGGCGGAAGCGCCACGACGGGCGCGATCATCGGCGGTGCGGCCGGTACAGCCGGTGGCTATCTCTACGATCAGTCACAGCGCGATTGA
- a CDS encoding GNAT family N-acetyltransferase produces the protein MMTEALTVLGTIRTARLAIRPLIDADAAAFAAMTDDPAITEIIHFLPTPFTMDDATRLIAGEGDGRDCFFGVWRQGDDMMIGTVGTHLRGADQIEIGYWFATAARGRGMASEAVSAVVHRIRESYPDRRLYAECLADNRPSWALLERVGFHPTDTPGDRPGRMRLVYASARVTDSVGPSIAT, from the coding sequence ATGATGACGGAAGCATTGACGGTCCTGGGAACGATCCGAACGGCACGGCTGGCCATCCGGCCGCTGATCGACGCCGACGCCGCGGCCTTCGCCGCCATGACCGACGATCCGGCGATCACGGAAATCATCCACTTCCTGCCCACACCGTTCACGATGGATGATGCCACGCGGCTGATAGCGGGCGAAGGCGACGGCCGCGACTGCTTTTTCGGGGTCTGGCGGCAGGGCGACGATATGATGATCGGAACAGTGGGCACGCATCTGCGCGGCGCGGATCAGATCGAAATCGGCTATTGGTTCGCGACCGCCGCGCGCGGCCGGGGGATGGCATCGGAAGCGGTGTCGGCTGTGGTTCACCGTATCAGGGAAAGTTACCCCGACCGCAGGCTCTATGCCGAATGCCTTGCCGACAACCGCCCCTCGTGGGCGCTTCTGGAGCGGGTCGGCTTCCACCCCACCGACACCCCCGGCGACCGGCCAGGGCGGATGCGGTTGGTGTATGCAAGCGCCCGTGTCACTGATTCCGTAGGCCCGTCGATCGCAACGTGA